In Micrococcales bacterium, the following proteins share a genomic window:
- the mca gene encoding mycothiol conjugate amidase Mca, whose product MHVHAHPDDEASKGAASTAKYVAEGVRVKVVTCTGGERGDVLNPGLEIDPQHLAEIRREEMARAAQILGVEHAWLGFVDSGFPEGDPPPPLPDGCFAALDLDEATAPLVEQILEFRPHVITTYDENGGYPHPDHIRTHEVTMAAVAQAAPLWQVSKVYYHQTFHKRKVLALHQAAVERGLESPYAHWIDDLLERPDDSRRVTTRVRCAEYFEVRDAALKAHATQIDPSGHWFALPADVAREVWPTEDFELALSVLPFDGPEDDLFAGLR is encoded by the coding sequence ATGCACGTGCACGCTCACCCGGACGACGAGGCCAGCAAGGGCGCGGCGAGCACCGCCAAGTACGTGGCCGAGGGCGTTCGGGTCAAGGTGGTGACCTGCACCGGCGGTGAGCGCGGCGATGTGCTCAACCCGGGCCTCGAGATCGACCCGCAACACCTGGCCGAGATCCGGCGGGAGGAGATGGCCCGCGCCGCGCAGATCCTCGGTGTGGAGCACGCCTGGCTCGGTTTCGTCGATTCCGGATTCCCCGAGGGCGACCCGCCCCCGCCGTTGCCCGACGGGTGCTTCGCGGCGCTCGATCTGGACGAGGCCACCGCCCCCCTGGTCGAACAGATTCTTGAGTTCCGGCCGCACGTGATCACCACGTACGACGAGAACGGCGGCTATCCGCACCCCGACCACATCCGCACCCACGAGGTGACCATGGCGGCAGTGGCGCAGGCGGCACCGTTGTGGCAGGTGAGCAAGGTCTACTACCACCAGACGTTCCACAAGCGGAAGGTCCTGGCCCTGCACCAGGCCGCCGTCGAGCGCGGCTTGGAGTCGCCCTACGCGCACTGGATCGACGACCTCCTCGAACGACCTGACGACAGTCGCCGCGTGACGACCAGGGTGCGGTGCGCGGAGTACTTCGAGGTACGCGACGCCGCCCTGAAGGCCCATGCCACCCAGATCGACCCCTCCGGGCACTGGTTCGCGCTGCCGGCCGACGTGGCGCGGGAGGTGTGGCCCACAGAGGACTTCGAACTCGCGCTGAGCGTGCTGCCGTTCGACGGCCCCGAGGACGACCTGTTCGCCGGGCTGCGCTGA
- a CDS encoding MFS transporter, with amino-acid sequence MHRIAQSWLVLQVTGDARMLGLVVAAQFAPMLFLAPFAGVLADRHDRRRLLQLTQIGMGLQALALALLTLTGHATGALILVFAAALGVITALDAPARQSIVSDLVPPGQVVNAVALNSANFNAARLVGPAVAGLMIAAWGAGWVFLVNALTFAIMYAALAGIHLKTRAGQHRTGGLRDGLAYVRHRPDLWFVIATAGGVAMLVFNFPITIPLMVSDTFSADARTFGVLTSLMAVGSLAAALAQARRARTDVRLVALAAMAAGGTVVLAGFMPSVWSFAAALIACGATSLTMMTAANAYLQTHADAEHRSRVMALYMAVFFGTTPVGAPLVGLLADEFGPRAALVLPGVVSLLLTGVLVAALRRARRMEPAR; translated from the coding sequence ATGCACCGCATCGCCCAGTCCTGGCTGGTCCTGCAGGTCACCGGCGACGCCCGGATGCTGGGCCTGGTCGTGGCCGCGCAGTTCGCACCGATGCTCTTCCTGGCCCCGTTCGCGGGGGTGCTCGCCGACCGGCACGACCGCCGCCGCTTGCTGCAGCTCACCCAGATCGGGATGGGACTGCAAGCGCTCGCCCTCGCCCTGCTCACCCTCACCGGACACGCCACAGGCGCCCTGATCCTGGTCTTCGCCGCTGCCCTGGGCGTGATCACGGCTCTGGACGCGCCGGCCCGGCAGTCGATCGTCTCGGACCTGGTCCCGCCCGGCCAGGTGGTCAACGCCGTGGCGCTCAACAGCGCCAACTTCAACGCCGCCCGCTTGGTCGGTCCCGCAGTGGCCGGACTCATGATCGCAGCGTGGGGAGCCGGCTGGGTGTTCCTGGTCAACGCGCTGACCTTCGCCATCATGTACGCCGCGCTGGCGGGCATCCACCTGAAGACGCGCGCTGGTCAGCACCGCACCGGCGGCCTGCGCGACGGGCTGGCCTACGTGCGGCACCGACCGGATCTGTGGTTCGTCATCGCCACGGCTGGCGGGGTGGCGATGCTGGTCTTCAACTTCCCCATCACGATCCCGCTGATGGTCTCGGACACGTTCAGCGCGGACGCCCGCACGTTCGGTGTGCTCACGTCCCTGATGGCCGTGGGCTCGCTGGCCGCCGCGCTTGCGCAAGCCCGGCGGGCGCGCACCGATGTGCGCCTGGTGGCCCTCGCGGCCATGGCGGCCGGCGGCACGGTGGTACTGGCCGGCTTCATGCCCAGCGTGTGGTCATTCGCCGCGGCCCTCATCGCGTGCGGCGCTACCTCGCTGACCATGATGACCGCCGCCAACGCCTACCTGCAGACCCACGCCGATGCTGAGCACCGCAGTCGCGTGATGGCGCTGTACATGGCGGTCTTCTTCGGCACCACGCCGGTCGGAGCACCGCTGGTGGGCCTGCTCGCCGACGAGTTCGGTCCCCGGGCCGCCCTGGTCCTGCCTGGCGTCGTGAGCTTGCTGCTGACCGGGGTGCTGGTCGCGGCGCTGCGCCGAGCGCGGCGGATGGAACCGGCGCGCTGA
- a CDS encoding S8 family serine peptidase: MVRAARHAALVGACALLAALTAPASAENGDAARIVGDLGAGEAGRVVTVMKTGSGGLDIAVEPVSGRRDALAEVAAGLADPAVRSVEMDAPVSAAQDPNVSDQWGVMSVQAPAAWLATRGAGVTVAVVDTGVDAGHEDLAGQVLPGVDLMGRRTSAESSDLNGHGTHVAAIIAAADNGAGGVGVAPQARILPIRVLDADGAGYAGDVAEGIVWAVDHGAQVINLSLGGPVPSQAQAAAVEYAGEHGVAIVVAAGNSGPGAVPDYPAAFEGVTAVAAATPQKAVASFSSRGTYVDLAAPGTMILSALPGNHYAHQSGSSMAAPFVAGVAALLYALDPDLDVAGVLTSTATDIDVPGPDVASGAGLVCALCAVEAVVGPVIQPAQVQPGPETSPVSAPVSWGAVRVRAARGDRVVLRAPRVFSRCTWSKRRSAQAWREVESQHCQVRLGRVRRGMDGLRYKVVAVARGLPAYSVVRLVVRG, encoded by the coding sequence ATGGTTCGCGCAGCGCGTCACGCGGCACTGGTGGGTGCGTGTGCGCTGCTCGCGGCGCTGACGGCCCCGGCGTCCGCGGAGAACGGCGACGCCGCCAGGATCGTGGGGGACCTGGGAGCCGGGGAGGCGGGACGGGTCGTCACGGTGATGAAGACGGGATCAGGTGGGCTGGACATCGCCGTGGAGCCGGTCAGCGGCCGCCGCGACGCACTGGCCGAGGTTGCGGCCGGCCTGGCCGACCCTGCGGTGCGCAGTGTCGAAATGGACGCCCCGGTCAGCGCCGCGCAGGACCCCAACGTCTCCGACCAGTGGGGCGTGATGTCCGTGCAGGCGCCAGCCGCGTGGCTCGCAACGCGGGGGGCCGGCGTCACGGTCGCCGTCGTGGACACCGGTGTGGACGCCGGTCATGAGGACCTCGCAGGGCAGGTCCTGCCGGGTGTGGACCTCATGGGTCGCCGGACCTCGGCGGAGTCCTCCGACCTCAACGGCCACGGGACCCACGTGGCGGCGATCATCGCCGCGGCGGACAACGGCGCCGGAGGGGTCGGAGTGGCACCGCAAGCCAGGATCCTGCCCATCCGCGTGCTCGATGCTGACGGCGCCGGGTATGCCGGCGATGTTGCAGAAGGCATCGTGTGGGCCGTGGACCACGGCGCCCAGGTGATCAACCTCAGTCTCGGTGGGCCGGTCCCCAGTCAGGCCCAGGCGGCCGCAGTGGAGTACGCGGGGGAGCACGGCGTCGCGATCGTCGTCGCTGCGGGCAACAGCGGTCCCGGGGCCGTTCCGGACTATCCCGCGGCGTTCGAGGGTGTGACGGCAGTGGCCGCGGCCACTCCGCAGAAGGCCGTGGCATCATTCTCGAGCCGGGGGACCTACGTCGACCTCGCCGCGCCGGGGACGATGATCCTGTCCGCGCTGCCCGGCAATCACTACGCCCATCAATCAGGCAGCAGCATGGCCGCCCCCTTCGTCGCAGGTGTGGCAGCGCTGCTCTACGCCCTCGATCCGGACCTGGACGTCGCCGGGGTTCTGACCAGTACTGCCACGGACATCGACGTTCCAGGCCCCGACGTCGCCTCCGGCGCCGGCCTGGTGTGCGCGCTGTGCGCCGTCGAGGCGGTGGTCGGCCCCGTCATCCAACCCGCACAGGTCCAGCCCGGGCCGGAAACGAGCCCCGTGTCGGCGCCGGTGTCCTGGGGTGCGGTGCGCGTTCGTGCCGCCCGCGGCGATCGCGTCGTCCTGCGGGCGCCCCGGGTCTTCAGTCGGTGCACCTGGTCCAAACGGCGCTCTGCGCAGGCGTGGCGCGAGGTGGAATCCCAGCATTGCCAGGTGCGACTCGGACGCGTCCGCAGGGGAATGGACGGACTGCGTTACAAGGTGGTGGCGGTGGCAAGAGGTCTACCCGCCTACTCCGTGGTGCGCCTGGTGGTGCGTGGCTGA
- a CDS encoding DUF3817 domain-containing protein — protein MSGSLLRYRIMAYIVGVLLLLLVFVHIPLRVFYDIHTPVATVHGWMFMIYLVTVLDLSLRCKWNVFPRTLLVMLAGTIPFFSFYAEHKATRWARDYMAAHPQSPAVSRAGSARADN, from the coding sequence ATGTCCGGTTCCCTGCTGCGTTACCGGATCATGGCCTACATCGTGGGGGTGCTGCTCCTGTTGCTGGTCTTCGTGCACATCCCGCTGCGGGTCTTCTACGACATCCATACGCCCGTGGCGACGGTGCACGGCTGGATGTTCATGATCTACCTGGTCACGGTGCTGGACCTGTCGCTGCGCTGCAAGTGGAACGTGTTCCCCCGCACGCTGCTGGTGATGCTGGCCGGGACCATCCCGTTCTTCTCGTTCTACGCCGAGCACAAGGCCACGCGGTGGGCTCGCGATTACATGGCGGCCCATCCGCAGTCACCGGCGGTGTCCCGGGCCGGTTCCGCGCGCGCGGACAACTAG
- a CDS encoding FIST C-terminal domain-containing protein has translation MAVATEPGPADMTALARKAVRQALTQLGSTPNLAFVFVAAANAEDAEQALLSAQTHLGSATVLGTSAAGVIASGRGTDEGTAVAVWATRLPGLRARSFHLEVMADPEGHQIVGLPGRRRDDVIAILLTDPWSFPATDFAAHADVLLNDLPVVGAVASGPAPARATRFLLDGRIHQRGAVGVMIGGHAEVTTLTSPACRPVGPVLTVTESEGFLLKSLAGTPAALQAQEVVASLGEPERDLALAGMQLGVAVDSVDPRMGDFVIHEFQPAEGERGALQMVAPVPVGATVQFHVRDEIAADEDLNVMLEGVAARMGSRLEGALMFSSTARGRFMFGTRDHDAAVAHGRLAVPVTGFFAEAELAPMGGRICLNYQTATVIAFGGGPRAMVGHHTAVRPQQIAEADPMTREVHKMLAELAQPPDEGLL, from the coding sequence TTGGCCGTCGCGACGGAACCAGGTCCGGCGGACATGACCGCGCTTGCGCGCAAGGCCGTGCGCCAGGCGCTGACCCAGCTCGGGTCGACCCCGAACCTGGCGTTCGTCTTCGTGGCTGCGGCCAACGCCGAGGACGCCGAACAAGCACTGCTCAGCGCCCAGACCCATTTGGGGTCCGCGACGGTCCTGGGCACCTCGGCGGCCGGCGTGATCGCTTCGGGCAGGGGTACGGATGAGGGGACGGCGGTGGCCGTGTGGGCAACGCGCTTACCGGGGCTGCGGGCACGCTCCTTCCACCTCGAAGTCATGGCCGACCCCGAGGGGCACCAGATCGTCGGGCTGCCCGGACGGCGCCGGGACGACGTCATCGCGATCCTGCTGACCGATCCATGGTCGTTCCCCGCGACCGATTTCGCCGCGCACGCCGACGTCCTGCTCAACGACCTGCCGGTGGTGGGGGCTGTAGCGTCCGGTCCAGCGCCGGCGCGGGCCACACGTTTCCTGCTCGACGGGCGCATCCATCAGCGCGGCGCGGTTGGTGTGATGATCGGGGGGCACGCCGAGGTCACGACGCTCACCAGTCCGGCATGCCGACCGGTCGGCCCGGTGCTGACGGTCACAGAGTCGGAGGGGTTCCTGCTCAAGTCGCTGGCCGGCACGCCGGCTGCGTTGCAGGCCCAGGAGGTGGTGGCATCGCTCGGCGAGCCGGAGCGCGACCTGGCTTTGGCCGGCATGCAACTCGGAGTTGCGGTGGATTCCGTCGATCCCCGGATGGGGGACTTCGTCATCCACGAGTTCCAGCCGGCGGAGGGGGAGCGGGGGGCGCTGCAGATGGTCGCTCCGGTGCCGGTGGGGGCCACGGTGCAGTTCCACGTCCGTGACGAGATCGCCGCCGACGAGGACCTCAACGTGATGCTGGAGGGCGTCGCCGCGCGGATGGGGTCGCGGCTGGAGGGAGCGCTGATGTTCTCGTCCACCGCGCGCGGCCGTTTCATGTTCGGCACGCGCGATCACGATGCCGCCGTGGCGCACGGCCGGCTCGCCGTGCCGGTCACCGGCTTCTTCGCCGAGGCGGAACTCGCCCCCATGGGTGGCCGGATCTGCCTGAACTACCAGACAGCCACCGTCATCGCGTTCGGAGGCGGTCCGCGGGCGATGGTCGGTCACCACACGGCGGTGCGCCCGCAGCAGATCGCTGAAGCGGACCCGATGACCCGCGAGGTCCACAAGATGTTGGCCGAACTGGCTCAACCGCCGGACGAGGGTCTGCTGTGA
- the greA gene encoding transcription elongation factor GreA: protein MTEQKVHWLTQEAYDRLTEELTERTEVTRPKISKAIEIAREEGDLRENGGYHAAKEDQGRNEQRIRELKHLLQHAQIGRPDDVAEGAVSHGSTVTIEFPGGDQEMMLVASREEKAHTDLEICSPESPLGKALLGQHAGTKVDYELPNGRTMTVTIVEVHD from the coding sequence GTGACCGAGCAGAAGGTCCACTGGCTGACCCAGGAAGCCTACGACCGGCTGACCGAGGAGCTCACCGAGCGCACCGAAGTGACGCGCCCCAAGATCAGCAAGGCCATCGAGATCGCACGCGAAGAGGGCGACCTTCGCGAGAACGGCGGGTACCACGCTGCCAAGGAGGACCAGGGCCGCAACGAGCAACGCATCCGCGAGCTCAAGCACCTGCTGCAGCACGCCCAGATCGGGCGCCCGGACGATGTGGCCGAAGGAGCCGTGAGCCACGGCTCCACCGTGACCATCGAGTTCCCGGGCGGGGATCAGGAGATGATGCTGGTGGCCTCCCGCGAGGAGAAGGCCCACACGGACTTGGAGATCTGCTCCCCCGAGTCACCCCTGGGCAAGGCCCTGCTGGGACAACACGCCGGCACGAAGGTCGACTACGAACTGCCCAACGGGCGCACCATGACGGTCACCATCGTCGAAGTGCACGACTGA
- a CDS encoding ABC transporter permease has protein sequence MISDLTRLADRRRTIALMVRQDLKTLYRRYRLGFVWTLGEPFLMAMLMWAVFTFIFAGGRGIGLQPFIVFLITGIYPFTWLSQTIRKSPRAYIRFGDVLQTSPLTPGIWPVRIVLVGMFEFITSIPIILIFIFVGGASLTWGTALFPVAMVLQLLLCTGFALFQAGLALRWPDVEVFASVLTRAFFWGSPILWSQKNFPEWMVPYLYLNPFHGVLDFYRASVWPEVLQSWQNYAISFGVILVILALGIWMVYGKGVDVRRIE, from the coding sequence ATGATCTCCGACCTCACGCGCCTTGCGGACAGGCGTCGGACGATCGCGCTCATGGTCCGGCAGGACCTCAAGACGCTCTACCGCCGCTACCGGCTGGGCTTCGTCTGGACGCTGGGCGAGCCGTTCCTGATGGCCATGCTGATGTGGGCGGTGTTCACGTTCATATTCGCCGGCGGCCGGGGCATCGGTCTGCAGCCCTTCATCGTCTTTCTCATCACCGGCATCTACCCGTTCACGTGGCTGTCCCAGACCATCCGCAAGAGCCCGCGCGCGTACATCAGGTTCGGCGATGTGCTGCAGACCAGTCCGCTCACCCCGGGCATCTGGCCGGTGCGCATCGTGCTGGTGGGGATGTTCGAGTTCATCACGTCGATCCCGATCATCCTGATCTTCATCTTCGTCGGCGGCGCGAGCCTGACCTGGGGGACCGCGTTGTTCCCGGTCGCGATGGTGCTGCAGTTGCTCCTGTGCACCGGGTTCGCGCTCTTCCAGGCCGGACTCGCGCTGCGGTGGCCGGATGTCGAGGTGTTCGCCTCCGTACTGACCCGCGCGTTCTTCTGGGGCAGTCCCATCCTGTGGTCGCAGAAGAACTTCCCGGAGTGGATGGTGCCGTACCTGTACCTCAACCCCTTCCACGGGGTGCTCGACTTCTACCGGGCCAGTGTGTGGCCCGAGGTCCTGCAGTCGTGGCAGAACTACGCCATCTCCTTCGGGGTCATCCTGGTGATCCTCGCCCTGGGCATCTGGATGGTGTACGGCAAGGGCGTCGACGTGCGGCGGATCGAATGA
- a CDS encoding rhodanese-like domain-containing protein, whose amino-acid sequence MRRLLLAIMALFALTLTACSSGTATSLSPSDFQALTQEAGVVTLDVRTPAEYASGHLPDAVNLDVESPTFAQGLSQLDPNATYAVYCRSANRSKVALDQMEQAGFTKAQDLDGGIVAWQSQGLPVVQ is encoded by the coding sequence ATGCGGAGATTGCTGCTTGCCATCATGGCGCTGTTCGCGCTGACCCTGACCGCCTGTTCTTCCGGCACGGCCACGAGCCTGTCGCCGTCGGATTTCCAGGCACTCACGCAGGAGGCCGGGGTGGTGACCCTCGATGTCCGCACGCCCGCTGAGTACGCGTCCGGGCACTTACCGGATGCGGTGAACCTCGACGTCGAATCGCCGACGTTCGCCCAGGGGCTGTCCCAACTCGACCCGAATGCGACCTACGCCGTGTACTGCCGCAGCGCGAACCGCTCAAAGGTGGCTCTGGACCAGATGGAACAGGCCGGGTTCACGAAGGCGCAGGACCTCGACGGAGGCATCGTCGCGTGGCAGAGCCAGGGCCTGCCCGTCGTGCAATGA
- a CDS encoding threonine ammonia-lyase has protein sequence MDAGAVTAAQARLAGVAFRTPAVPARWLSDIVGGPVYLKCENLQRTGSFKIRGAYNRISLLSPEERTRGVVAASAGNHAQGVALAAQLLGVKSTVFMPEGATLPKIQATVAYGATVEFSGHTVDEALTAARAHSDRTGAVLIHPFDHPDIVAGQATVGREIAEQHPEVRTVVVCTGGGGLLAGVCLGLADGAPAARVVGVQSRDAASYPPSRAAGRPIPLTSMNTMADGIAVARPGDLPFGIIADAGVSFRTVDDEQIARAVVMCLERSKLVVEPAGAAALAAVLVEPELFEPPVMVTLSGGNVDPLLLLRIVQRGLVAAGRYMVISARIPDLPGHLEALLAAVAEHQANIATVSHSRTDPRLRVDECDVIVEVEVKGPEHAGELVTGLQARGFAISVG, from the coding sequence ATCGACGCCGGCGCCGTGACTGCGGCCCAGGCCAGGCTCGCCGGGGTGGCGTTCCGCACTCCCGCGGTCCCCGCCCGCTGGCTCAGCGACATCGTGGGCGGCCCGGTGTACCTCAAGTGCGAGAACCTGCAGCGCACCGGATCGTTCAAGATCCGCGGTGCCTACAACCGCATCTCGTTGCTGAGTCCTGAGGAACGGACCAGGGGCGTAGTCGCTGCGAGCGCGGGCAACCACGCGCAGGGGGTGGCGCTGGCGGCGCAGTTGCTCGGGGTGAAGTCGACGGTGTTCATGCCAGAGGGTGCGACCCTGCCCAAGATCCAGGCGACCGTCGCCTACGGCGCCACGGTGGAGTTCTCCGGGCACACGGTGGACGAGGCGCTGACCGCCGCGCGGGCCCACAGCGACCGCACGGGCGCGGTGCTCATCCACCCCTTCGACCATCCCGACATCGTCGCCGGGCAGGCCACGGTCGGCCGGGAGATCGCCGAGCAGCATCCGGAGGTCCGCACCGTGGTCGTGTGCACCGGCGGCGGGGGCCTGCTGGCGGGCGTTTGCCTCGGTCTGGCCGATGGCGCCCCTGCCGCGCGAGTGGTGGGGGTGCAGTCCCGTGACGCGGCGTCCTACCCGCCGTCGCGGGCGGCCGGACGTCCGATCCCGCTGACCAGCATGAACACGATGGCCGATGGGATCGCCGTGGCCAGGCCCGGTGATCTGCCCTTCGGGATCATCGCTGATGCCGGGGTCAGCTTCCGGACCGTGGACGACGAGCAGATCGCCCGGGCGGTGGTCATGTGCCTCGAGCGCAGCAAACTGGTTGTCGAGCCTGCCGGGGCTGCAGCGTTGGCCGCGGTTCTCGTCGAGCCCGAGTTGTTCGAGCCGCCGGTGATGGTGACCCTCTCCGGCGGGAACGTGGATCCGCTGCTGCTCCTGCGGATCGTGCAGCGCGGTCTGGTCGCGGCGGGCCGCTACATGGTGATCTCCGCAAGGATCCCCGATCTGCCCGGTCACCTTGAGGCGTTGCTGGCCGCGGTGGCCGAGCATCAGGCCAACATCGCCACCGTCTCGCACAGCCGCACCGATCCGCGGCTGCGCGTCGATGAGTGTGACGTCATCGTGGAGGTGGAGGTCAAGGGGCCGGAGCACGCCGGGGAACTGGTGACCGGGCTGCAGGCCCGCGGCTTCGCCATCTCCGTGGGCTGA
- a CDS encoding MarR family transcriptional regulator, with the protein MPTEAPDLRIAIMRLARRLRNQRADDTMTASQMAALGTLLREGPLPPGELAAAEHVQPPSMTRILSSLQSAGLVTRAPHPTDGRQVIYAATDEARAMVQRDRQRRDHWLTQRMSQLTPEQRATLEAAVPILDRLARD; encoded by the coding sequence ATGCCGACCGAAGCCCCGGACCTGCGGATAGCGATCATGCGGCTCGCGCGACGCCTGCGCAACCAGCGCGCCGACGACACGATGACGGCCAGCCAGATGGCGGCACTCGGCACGCTGCTGCGCGAAGGACCGTTGCCCCCTGGCGAGTTGGCCGCCGCCGAGCACGTGCAGCCGCCGTCCATGACCCGGATCCTCAGCAGCCTTCAGTCGGCGGGGCTGGTGACCAGGGCACCGCATCCCACCGATGGTCGCCAGGTCATCTACGCCGCGACCGACGAGGCGCGGGCGATGGTGCAGCGGGACCGGCAGCGCCGCGACCACTGGCTCACGCAGCGGATGTCGCAACTGACACCCGAACAACGCGCGACACTGGAAGCGGCCGTACCGATCCTGGACAGGCTGGCACGGGACTAG